The DNA window CCGATCACCACTTCACAGGGACCTTCCGCATCGCCCTGCAGCTCGATCAATACCCCGCCCAGCTTGGCAAGCTCACCGTCGCCTCGGCGCAGCAGCAGATCGTTGGGCCACTTCAGCTCGATATCGACACCCTGGGTCGCCAACGCCTCGGCTATCACCACCCCGACGGACAAGCTCAGCCCCTGCAAGCGGGCCGCCGGAGAACCGAAGCGCCACCCAAGGCTAAAAGTCAGACCACCGCCCAATGGAGTCTCCCAACGCCGCCCTCGACGACCACGACCGCTGGTCTGCTGCTCGGCGAAGCAGACTTCCGCATGCCCCGCCCCTTGCGAAAAACGATTGAGCAGGAAGCTATTGGTAGAATCGAGCTGCATTTCGACGAACAGGCGCGCCAGACGACGGCGCGCAGCATGAGGTAGCTTGCCGACGATTTCGCTGCCATCGAGCAGCTCGATTGGCGGCGAGACGCGATACCCTCGCCCACGCACCGCCTCGAGCGTGACACCCAGCCCCTCGAGCTTCTTCAACTGCTTCCAGATCGCCGTCCGAGAGACGCCGAGCCGCTCGCCCAGCTCCTCGCCGGAGCGGTACTCACCATCCCCAAGAAGACGGATCAGGTCGCGAAAATTCATCATGCACATCCAACGCAAGTGAAAGGCGATTCTATCTCAATTGCGTCACGCATCGATCATTTGGCGAGCCAAAACGCAGCAAGCCCTCTCATGGCAATGAGAGGACTTGCGCGACGCACACCAGGCGGGCTCAGTAATGATGCAGATTTTCCAGCCGCACCTTGCCGCGGAAGACATAGTAGCTATAAGCGGTGTAGACCAGTACCACCGGCATGATCACCAAGTAGCCAACGATCAGAAACTGCTGGCTCGAGGCGCTCGAAGAGGCCTCCCAAATAGTGATCGAGGGCGGGATGATGTAGGGAAAGAAGCTGATCACCAGGCCGACGAGCCCCAGCATGAATAGCCCGATCACCTTGGCGAAAATGAGTTTTTCGCTCCCTTTGCCCACTCCGCTGAGGATACTGACCGCAAGCACCACCACCAGCAGCGGGACTATCGAGAGATAGAAGATG is part of the Halotalea alkalilenta genome and encodes:
- a CDS encoding biotin--[acetyl-CoA-carboxylase] ligase, translated to MNFRDLIRLLGDGEYRSGEELGERLGVSRTAIWKQLKKLEGLGVTLEAVRGRGYRVSPPIELLDGSEIVGKLPHAARRRLARLFVEMQLDSTNSFLLNRFSQGAGHAEVCFAEQQTSGRGRRGRRWETPLGGGLTFSLGWRFGSPAARLQGLSLSVGVVIAEALATQGVDIELKWPNDLLLRRGDGELAKLGGVLIELQGDAEGPCEVVIGIGLNVLSAPKLEGTEGLPSGCLGEVNQGLSRNAVAAVLIEHLTAMLERFGDEGFEPWRSRWNQLHALSGRAVNVKLGEGGYLATALDVDSNGNLRVREGDAIRTLAGGEVTLRPLP